From a region of the Rhodococcus sp. 4CII genome:
- a CDS encoding helix-turn-helix domain-containing protein — MKRPQQLSTIEDAARYLNVSTRTIRRMITDGKITGYRIGSRAIRVDLDALFDAVARPMGMSAA, encoded by the coding sequence ATGAAACGTCCGCAACAACTGTCGACGATCGAAGACGCGGCACGATACCTGAATGTCTCAACCCGCACGATTCGCCGGATGATCACGGACGGAAAGATCACTGGGTATCGGATCGGATCTCGCGCAATTCGGGTGGACCTGGATGCGCTGTTCGACGCCGTGGCCAGGCCG
- a CDS encoding helix-turn-helix domain-containing protein has product MNRLATIREVAAMKGVTVRTVYYWVANEYVTAYKIGGKLHIDLDSLEKQFEPKLVAVRTDDVETATRAPVAYGPDTNHVPARFLTGLLPINHAELVRLIMSREVDGYRGVSDHYVNLLSLREWWNVNR; this is encoded by the coding sequence ATGAACCGCTTGGCCACCATTCGAGAAGTGGCCGCAATGAAAGGCGTCACCGTGCGAACGGTGTACTACTGGGTGGCGAACGAGTATGTGACCGCATACAAAATTGGCGGAAAGCTGCACATCGATCTCGACAGTCTTGAGAAGCAATTCGAGCCGAAACTAGTTGCGGTGAGAACTGATGATGTAGAGACCGCCACGCGGGCGCCAGTGGCCTATGGTCCAGATACCAACCACGTGCCCGCGCGATTTCTCACCGGGCTCCTGCCGATCAACCATGCCGAGCTTGTCAGGCTCATCATGAGTCGCGAAGTCGACGGCTACCGGGGCGTCAGCGACCACTACGTGAACCTGCTCAGCCTCCGCGAATGGTGGAACGTCAACCGATGA
- a CDS encoding phage major capsid protein — translation MAMNTSSSGAVLTPAQVDELLIRPVLAESVAAQVAKVIHTNASALRLPVVAADPTAAWTAEGAEIAVSDATLEEVNVAFHALKGLTVVSNELIEDSSPEASQLVGEGLARDVAKRLDAAYFGVSAANTPNGIGSVSGVQSVTFAGPWANLDPFHEALSLAETVGATVSAFVTSPAVALALAKIKTGTGSNTPLLGQDPTSPTKRTIAGVPLFVSSAVAANIVWAIPFQRTVIGLRKDVDVATDTSAFFTSDRTAVRAVLRAGFGFAHAAAIVKVTATP, via the coding sequence ATGGCAATGAATACCTCTAGTTCCGGTGCGGTTCTCACTCCCGCGCAGGTCGATGAACTTCTCATCCGTCCCGTTCTCGCTGAATCTGTCGCCGCACAGGTTGCGAAGGTGATTCACACGAACGCTTCCGCGCTTCGTCTTCCCGTCGTGGCCGCTGACCCCACAGCCGCTTGGACCGCTGAAGGTGCAGAGATCGCGGTAAGCGACGCAACGCTCGAAGAAGTCAACGTCGCGTTCCACGCCCTTAAGGGGCTTACGGTGGTCAGTAATGAGCTGATCGAAGACAGTTCACCGGAAGCTTCCCAGCTCGTCGGGGAGGGTCTGGCCCGGGATGTTGCTAAGCGGCTTGACGCAGCATACTTCGGTGTCTCTGCCGCCAATACGCCGAACGGTATTGGTTCGGTGTCTGGCGTGCAGTCGGTTACCTTCGCCGGGCCGTGGGCCAATCTCGACCCCTTCCATGAGGCGCTGAGCCTTGCTGAGACTGTCGGGGCTACCGTGTCCGCGTTCGTGACCAGCCCAGCTGTTGCGCTGGCGTTGGCGAAGATCAAGACGGGAACGGGTAGCAACACACCGCTTCTCGGTCAGGACCCGACCAGCCCCACCAAACGCACGATTGCTGGTGTTCCACTCTTCGTCAGTTCCGCTGTCGCAGCTAACATTGTTTGGGCGATTCCTTTCCAGCGCACTGTGATTGGTCTGCGAAAGGATGTGGACGTGGCTACTGATACGTCGGCGTTCTTCACGTCGGATCGGACGGCTGTCCGTGCGGTGCTGCGGGCGGGCTTCGGATTCGCGCATGCTGCCGCAATCGTGAAGGTGACTGCGACGCCGTGA
- a CDS encoding terminase: MAGQRTVYPETFGEGGKAMWREVTSTYALSSTELALLKQLCRTIDRLDVLELAAKGVAPVFEARQGTVMHPVFVEIRQQSTVMARLIASLRLPDAPTIAAPKVDDAPKRPQRRSGSRPYYGVNNPDLKVVGHG, from the coding sequence ATGGCTGGCCAACGCACTGTTTACCCCGAAACGTTCGGTGAGGGCGGTAAGGCGATGTGGCGCGAAGTTACGTCGACTTACGCCCTCTCAAGCACCGAGTTGGCTCTACTTAAGCAGCTGTGCCGGACCATCGACCGGCTCGACGTGCTCGAGCTGGCCGCGAAGGGCGTGGCCCCGGTGTTCGAAGCTCGGCAGGGCACGGTCATGCATCCCGTTTTCGTGGAGATTCGCCAGCAATCGACGGTTATGGCCCGACTCATCGCATCTCTCCGGCTTCCGGACGCGCCCACCATCGCGGCTCCGAAGGTGGACGATGCCCCCAAGCGGCCGCAGAGGCGTTCGGGTAGCCGACCGTACTACGGCGTCAACAACCCCGACCTGAAGGTTGTCGGCCATGGCTGA
- a CDS encoding dienelactone hydrolase family protein, with translation MVVADVLEVTTERETHMSEIDLTDLAARHDGSPNLHGYLARPSGEGPWPGVVMVHEAFGLDDVMRRQADRLAESGFLTVAPDLFSAGGARRCLVSTMRAMLSGKGRAYGDIEAARQWLAGSPDCTGKIGVIGFCMGGGFALMTLRTGFDAAAPNYGVLPRDLDAAVAGACPVVASYGGKDFALRNASAKLDAALTEAGVVHDVKEYPTAGHAFMNDELAGPKVLRPLLKVTGMVPNPAAAADAWTRIDRFFGEHLG, from the coding sequence ATGGTTGTCGCAGATGTTCTGGAAGTGACGACGGAACGGGAGACGCACATGTCCGAGATCGACTTGACCGACCTCGCTGCGCGGCACGACGGTTCGCCGAATTTGCACGGTTATCTGGCGCGGCCGTCCGGTGAGGGCCCGTGGCCCGGGGTGGTGATGGTGCACGAGGCGTTCGGGTTGGACGATGTGATGCGCCGGCAGGCGGACAGGCTGGCGGAGTCGGGGTTTCTGACGGTGGCACCGGATTTGTTCAGTGCGGGCGGCGCGCGCCGATGCCTGGTGTCGACGATGCGGGCGATGCTGTCGGGGAAGGGCCGGGCGTACGGGGACATCGAGGCCGCGCGTCAGTGGTTGGCCGGTTCGCCGGACTGCACCGGGAAGATCGGCGTCATCGGGTTCTGCATGGGCGGCGGGTTCGCGCTGATGACGCTGCGAACCGGGTTCGACGCGGCGGCGCCGAACTACGGGGTTCTGCCACGAGACCTGGATGCTGCGGTGGCGGGTGCGTGCCCGGTGGTGGCCAGTTACGGCGGGAAGGACTTCGCCCTGCGGAATGCGTCAGCCAAGTTGGATGCGGCGTTGACGGAGGCCGGCGTGGTGCACGATGTGAAGGAGTATCCGACGGCGGGGCATGCGTTCATGAACGACGAACTGGCCGGCCCGAAGGTGCTGCGTCCTCTATTGAAGGTGACCGGGATGGTGCCGAACCCTGCGGCGGCCGCGGACGCCTGGACGCGGATCGACCGGTTCTTCGGGGAGCACCTGGGTTGA
- the cycA gene encoding D-serine/D-alanine/glycine transporter encodes MADRTSSTGSIGSGPGDGSGTAGEPHLSRQLANRHIQLIAIGGAIGTGLFMGSGKTISLAGPSVIFVYMIIGFMLFFVMRAMGELLLSNLHYKSFSDFTADLLGPWAGFFTGWTYWFCWIVTGIADIIAISGYVRYWWPDLQLWIPALVAIAALLLLNLPTVRAFGETEFWFALIKIIAILSLIVVGLVMVFTHFTAPNGAEAGFDNLWNDGGMFPTGAMGFVAGFQIAVFAFVGIELVGTTAAEAKDPEKNLPKAINSIPVRILLFYVVSLIVIISVTPWREVVPGESPFTAMFTLAGLGIAAGVIQFVVLTSAASSANSGIYSTSRMVYGLAQEGDAPDRLGRLSSRKVPANALMFSCAFLLSAIALLFSGDSVIEAFTTVTTISSVLFMFVWTMILASYIVYRRRRPELHEASKFKMPGGVVMCWVVLAFFVFLIWALTQEDDTLEALLVTPVWFIVLGIAWAVIRRRAPHRARYAAFKAELEERQR; translated from the coding sequence ATGGCTGACCGAACTTCCTCGACGGGCTCGATCGGATCGGGACCGGGTGACGGCTCGGGGACGGCGGGGGAGCCGCACCTCTCCCGGCAACTCGCCAACCGGCACATCCAGCTGATCGCGATCGGCGGCGCAATCGGAACGGGCCTCTTCATGGGATCCGGGAAGACGATTTCGCTCGCCGGGCCGTCGGTCATCTTCGTCTACATGATCATCGGATTCATGCTGTTCTTCGTCATGCGGGCGATGGGCGAGCTGCTGCTGTCGAATCTGCACTACAAGTCGTTCTCCGACTTCACGGCCGATCTGCTCGGCCCCTGGGCCGGGTTCTTTACCGGGTGGACGTATTGGTTCTGCTGGATCGTCACCGGCATCGCCGACATCATCGCGATCTCGGGATACGTGCGGTATTGGTGGCCCGACCTCCAGTTGTGGATCCCGGCGCTCGTGGCCATCGCGGCGCTGCTTCTGCTGAACCTGCCGACCGTGCGGGCGTTCGGTGAGACCGAGTTCTGGTTCGCGCTGATCAAGATCATCGCCATCCTCAGCCTCATCGTCGTCGGACTCGTCATGGTGTTCACCCACTTCACCGCGCCCAACGGGGCCGAGGCCGGGTTCGACAACCTGTGGAACGACGGCGGCATGTTCCCGACCGGCGCGATGGGCTTCGTCGCCGGCTTCCAGATCGCGGTGTTCGCGTTCGTGGGTATCGAGCTCGTCGGCACCACGGCGGCCGAGGCGAAGGATCCGGAGAAGAACCTGCCGAAGGCCATCAACTCCATCCCGGTCCGCATCCTGCTGTTCTATGTGGTGTCGTTGATCGTGATCATCTCGGTCACGCCGTGGCGCGAGGTTGTGCCCGGCGAGAGCCCGTTCACGGCAATGTTCACCCTGGCCGGTCTGGGGATCGCGGCGGGCGTCATCCAATTCGTGGTGCTGACGTCGGCGGCGTCCTCGGCGAACTCGGGGATCTACTCGACGTCTCGGATGGTCTACGGCCTCGCGCAGGAGGGCGACGCACCGGACCGGCTGGGCAGGCTCAGCTCCCGCAAGGTTCCGGCCAACGCGTTGATGTTCTCCTGCGCGTTCCTGCTGTCGGCGATCGCGCTGCTGTTCTCCGGCGACTCGGTGATCGAGGCCTTCACGACTGTGACGACGATCTCGTCGGTGCTGTTCATGTTCGTGTGGACGATGATCCTGGCCAGCTACATCGTGTACCGGAGGCGTCGCCCCGAACTGCACGAGGCCTCGAAGTTCAAGATGCCCGGTGGCGTGGTGATGTGCTGGGTCGTCCTGGCCTTCTTCGTATTCCTGATCTGGGCCCTGACTCAGGAGGACGACACCCTCGAGGCGCTCCTCGTCACCCCGGTATGGTTCATCGTGCTCGGAATCGCGTGGGCGGTGATTCGCCGGCGTGCCCCGCACCGCGCCCGGTACGCCGCGTTCAAGGCCGAACTCGAGGAACGCCAAAGATAA
- a CDS encoding M23 family metallopeptidase — protein MGSHHRANGSSVRFEIDPAAARGRHRNQQTGAGVGIKAATVAAATGAIVVGAAQLGAGNAAAAPVDSHETSGAQTLPGLPFEIPAGVLPAGVDLPADLGAAAQNLGGPDLGAQAQQWLNSVNPVKPHTVQPVSGKLTSDFGSRWGAHHGGIDIAAPIGTSVLAAADGQVIDAGPASGFGLWVRLLHDDGTVTIYGHVNDYTVSVGQRVTAGQEIAHVGNRGQSTGPHLHFEVHDANGNKIDPARWLQERGVSVTWGNAGANA, from the coding sequence GTGGGTTCCCACCACCGGGCGAACGGGTCTTCCGTTCGCTTCGAGATCGATCCGGCCGCGGCGCGTGGACGCCATCGCAATCAGCAGACCGGAGCGGGTGTGGGCATCAAGGCCGCCACTGTTGCGGCCGCCACCGGTGCCATCGTGGTCGGTGCCGCGCAACTCGGCGCCGGAAACGCGGCTGCCGCGCCCGTCGACTCCCACGAGACAAGCGGCGCGCAAACCCTGCCGGGTCTGCCGTTCGAGATCCCGGCCGGTGTCCTTCCCGCCGGTGTCGATCTGCCCGCAGACCTCGGCGCCGCGGCCCAGAACCTCGGCGGCCCCGACCTGGGCGCCCAGGCGCAGCAGTGGCTGAACTCCGTCAACCCGGTCAAGCCCCACACGGTGCAGCCGGTGTCGGGCAAGCTGACCTCCGACTTCGGTTCCCGCTGGGGAGCGCACCACGGCGGCATCGACATCGCCGCACCGATCGGCACCTCGGTGCTCGCCGCCGCTGACGGACAGGTCATCGACGCCGGCCCGGCGTCCGGCTTCGGACTGTGGGTGCGACTGCTGCACGACGACGGAACCGTCACGATCTACGGACACGTCAACGACTACACCGTGAGCGTCGGACAGCGCGTCACCGCCGGGCAGGAAATTGCCCACGTCGGCAACCGCGGCCAGTCCACCGGACCGCACCTGCACTTCGAGGTGCACGACGCGAACGGCAACAAGATCGATCCCGCACGCTGGCTGCAGGAACGCGGCGTGTCCGTCACCTGGGGCAACGCGGGCGCGAACGCGTAA
- a CDS encoding glutamate-cysteine ligase family protein, with product MGREVTSRTFTRADRRLFRQKVLQCADALERMLREGAFADDVDPPRPMLGMEIEFNLVHADMTPAMSNLAVLESIDDDAVFQTELGQFNVEMNVRPGPLVGEGTFELERTLRASLHVADARIHGQDAQLVMIGMLPTLQLEHLGHEWITANPRYEQLNEQIFAARGEDIELDLEGVPLSGRLAEQLRVDANSVLPEAACTSLQLHLRVAPDEFAAHWNAAQCLAGAQVALAANSPFMAGKALWHESRIPIFEQATDTRPLELKNQGVRPRVWFGERWITSVLDLFEENSRYFPALLPEMSDVDPLTELDAGRVPDLSELQMHNGTIYRWNRPVYDSDDGKPHLRIENRVLPAGPTVLDTMANAAFYYGALRGLVEAEQPVWSQMSFNAAEENLHAGAKYGMDAELYWPGIGFAGADELVLRRLLPIADEGLAAFGLSAKARDRYLSVIEGRCLTRQTGASWQRAQVIRHENAGLRRPEALAAMLRQYVENMREGSPVHTWPV from the coding sequence ATGGGTCGCGAAGTGACGTCTCGGACATTCACCCGAGCAGACCGGCGCCTGTTCCGGCAGAAGGTGCTGCAGTGCGCCGACGCGCTCGAGCGGATGCTTCGGGAGGGTGCGTTCGCCGACGACGTCGACCCGCCGCGGCCGATGCTGGGGATGGAGATCGAGTTCAACCTCGTCCACGCCGACATGACGCCCGCGATGTCGAATCTCGCTGTACTCGAGTCGATCGACGACGATGCCGTGTTTCAGACCGAGCTCGGCCAGTTCAACGTAGAGATGAACGTCCGGCCGGGTCCGCTGGTCGGCGAGGGCACCTTCGAGCTCGAACGCACACTGCGGGCGTCGCTGCACGTCGCCGACGCGCGAATCCACGGGCAGGACGCCCAGCTGGTGATGATCGGCATGCTGCCGACGCTGCAACTCGAGCATCTGGGTCACGAGTGGATCACCGCGAATCCGCGCTATGAGCAGCTCAACGAACAGATCTTCGCCGCTCGCGGTGAGGACATCGAACTCGACCTCGAAGGTGTTCCGCTTTCGGGCCGACTCGCCGAACAGCTGAGGGTGGACGCCAACTCGGTGCTCCCGGAGGCCGCGTGCACCTCCCTCCAGTTGCACCTGCGGGTTGCGCCGGACGAGTTCGCCGCCCACTGGAACGCCGCGCAGTGTCTGGCGGGGGCCCAGGTGGCGCTCGCGGCGAACTCGCCGTTCATGGCAGGCAAAGCGTTGTGGCACGAATCCCGCATCCCGATCTTCGAGCAGGCCACCGATACACGTCCGCTGGAGCTGAAGAACCAGGGTGTGCGGCCGCGCGTGTGGTTCGGCGAGCGGTGGATCACCTCGGTGCTCGACCTGTTCGAGGAGAACTCCCGGTATTTCCCGGCGCTGCTACCCGAGATGTCCGACGTCGACCCGTTGACGGAACTCGACGCCGGACGGGTGCCCGACCTCAGCGAATTGCAGATGCACAACGGCACCATCTACCGGTGGAACCGGCCGGTCTACGACAGCGACGACGGAAAGCCGCACCTGCGGATCGAGAACCGTGTGCTGCCGGCGGGCCCGACCGTCCTCGACACGATGGCGAACGCCGCGTTCTACTACGGTGCGCTGCGCGGGCTCGTCGAGGCGGAGCAGCCGGTGTGGTCGCAGATGTCGTTCAACGCCGCCGAGGAGAACCTGCACGCCGGCGCGAAGTACGGCATGGACGCCGAACTGTACTGGCCCGGTATCGGGTTCGCGGGCGCCGACGAGCTCGTCCTGCGGCGGTTGCTGCCGATCGCCGACGAGGGTCTCGCCGCATTCGGGCTGTCCGCGAAGGCCCGCGACCGCTACCTCAGCGTCATCGAGGGCCGGTGCCTCACCCGGCAGACCGGAGCGTCGTGGCAGCGTGCGCAGGTGATCCGGCACGAGAACGCCGGTCTGCGCCGCCCGGAGGCTTTGGCCGCCATGCTGCGTCAGTACGTCGAGAACATGCGCGAGGGGAGCCCCGTTCACACCTGGCCGGTGTGA
- a CDS encoding globin domain-containing protein: MLSPTSTDVIRATLPVVGAAISDITTLFYRKMFDAHPELERDLFNRGNQKQGEQQKALAGAIAAFAALQLEPDQARVDLILSRIANKHASLGIEPSQYTIVHTHLFAAIVEVLGDAVTPEVAAAWDEVYWLMAETLIAMEAGLYASAGVAAGDVWRNVRVRERRHESADTVSFVLTSVDGTPLPTFAPGQYLSVAVRLPDGARQIRQYSLSSAPSGGDWRISVKRTGEVSNFLYHNVFEEDIVEVSTPFGDLVLQDDDAPLLLVSAGIGCTPMIGMLSHLADTEDDRPISVLHADRSASSHAHRAELTELVERLPFAVMHRWYEDLGARRPEGSLREGRADLGEVTIAPGTQAYLCGPLPFMLGMREALLAKDVPAENIHYEVFGPDSWSAAGV, encoded by the coding sequence ATGCTCTCGCCCACCTCGACGGACGTCATCCGTGCCACCCTGCCCGTGGTCGGCGCCGCGATCTCGGACATCACGACGCTCTTCTATCGCAAGATGTTCGACGCGCACCCCGAACTCGAACGAGACCTGTTCAATCGGGGCAACCAGAAGCAGGGCGAACAGCAGAAAGCGCTGGCCGGGGCTATCGCCGCGTTCGCCGCCCTCCAACTCGAACCCGATCAGGCACGCGTCGACCTCATCCTGTCGAGGATCGCGAACAAGCACGCGTCACTGGGAATCGAACCCTCGCAGTACACAATCGTGCACACCCACCTGTTCGCGGCCATCGTCGAGGTCCTCGGTGACGCCGTCACTCCCGAGGTCGCGGCGGCCTGGGACGAGGTGTACTGGCTGATGGCGGAGACGCTGATCGCGATGGAGGCCGGCCTGTACGCCTCGGCGGGAGTGGCAGCCGGAGACGTGTGGCGGAACGTGCGGGTTCGCGAGCGCAGGCACGAGTCCGCGGACACCGTCTCGTTCGTCCTCACCTCGGTGGACGGCACTCCGCTTCCTACCTTCGCGCCGGGACAGTATCTCTCCGTCGCGGTTCGCCTGCCGGACGGTGCGCGCCAGATCCGCCAGTACAGCCTGTCGTCGGCACCGTCCGGCGGCGACTGGCGGATCTCCGTGAAACGAACGGGCGAGGTGTCGAACTTCCTGTACCACAACGTGTTCGAAGAGGACATCGTGGAGGTGTCGACACCGTTCGGTGATCTCGTCCTGCAGGACGACGACGCGCCGCTGCTCCTCGTCTCCGCGGGCATCGGGTGCACGCCGATGATCGGGATGCTCAGCCACCTCGCCGACACCGAGGACGACCGCCCTATCTCGGTGCTCCACGCCGATCGCTCCGCCAGCAGCCACGCGCACCGCGCGGAGCTGACGGAACTCGTGGAGCGTCTGCCGTTCGCCGTGATGCACCGCTGGTACGAGGACCTGGGCGCTCGCAGGCCCGAGGGCAGCCTGCGGGAGGGACGAGCCGACCTCGGGGAGGTGACGATCGCGCCCGGCACCCAGGCCTACCTGTGCGGTCCGCTGCCGTTCATGCTCGGCATGCGCGAGGCGCTGCTAGCAAAGGACGTGCCCGCCGAGAACATTCACTACGAGGTCTTCGGTCCCGACAGCTGGTCGGCCGCCGGAGTATGA
- a CDS encoding Rrf2 family transcriptional regulator, whose product MQLTQFTDLGLRVVMRLAVAGDGERPGSRAIAEELSVSYTHAAKVITRLGELGIVDARRGRAGGLAITELGRTASVGRLARRLEGDAEVVDCDGAQPCPLRSNCLLRSALRRAQDAFFGSLDGLTVEDLTRTPTGTVLLALPRVAATTSQISRTIGD is encoded by the coding sequence ATGCAACTCACACAGTTCACCGATCTGGGGCTGCGGGTCGTCATGCGACTGGCCGTCGCCGGGGACGGTGAACGGCCGGGCAGCAGGGCGATCGCCGAGGAACTGTCCGTGTCGTACACCCACGCCGCCAAGGTGATCACCCGACTCGGCGAACTCGGCATCGTCGACGCGCGACGGGGACGCGCCGGTGGTCTGGCCATCACCGAACTCGGGCGCACCGCGTCCGTCGGCCGGCTCGCACGCCGACTCGAAGGTGACGCGGAGGTCGTCGACTGCGACGGCGCCCAGCCCTGCCCGCTGCGGTCGAACTGCCTGTTGCGGTCGGCGCTCCGACGTGCGCAGGACGCGTTCTTCGGGTCGCTGGACGGCCTCACCGTCGAAGACCTCACCCGGACCCCCACCGGAACCGTGCTGCTCGCCCTCCCCCGGGTAGCCGCCACCACTTCCCAGATTTCTCGAACGATCGGAGACTGA
- a CDS encoding universal stress protein, translating to MSTRDRNSVVVGVDGSDSSKSAVRVAADLATERSLNLKIIHALDFAPYGFGGPYMDSGGVYEWVEASGKAILAEAQEEAYAVNPIIDVHTELSIGSSAQWLVDLSENARIVVVGASGSGAAATALLGNTAINVTSHAHCPVVVVRGDAHEGGPVVVGVDGSPTSERAISVAFQEASLRNAPLVAVHVWSDLGPTAFEDPRAVALVPQGVEEDEHAVLAESLAGWQEKYPDVRVTREVYIDNPRARLLEWSKKAQLLVVGSRGRGGFKGMLLGSTSNSLVGGAHCPVVVVRPARP from the coding sequence ATGAGCACACGGGACCGCAACAGTGTCGTCGTCGGTGTCGACGGATCGGACAGCTCGAAGTCCGCGGTACGGGTGGCAGCCGACCTGGCCACCGAACGCAGCCTGAACCTGAAGATCATCCACGCCCTCGATTTCGCGCCGTACGGGTTCGGCGGCCCCTACATGGATTCGGGTGGCGTGTACGAATGGGTCGAAGCGAGCGGCAAGGCGATCCTCGCCGAGGCGCAGGAAGAGGCGTACGCGGTCAATCCCATCATCGACGTCCACACCGAACTGTCGATCGGAAGCAGTGCGCAGTGGCTCGTAGACCTGTCCGAGAACGCCCGGATCGTGGTGGTCGGGGCGTCCGGGTCCGGTGCCGCGGCCACCGCCCTGCTCGGAAACACGGCGATCAACGTCACCAGCCACGCGCACTGCCCGGTCGTCGTGGTCCGGGGTGACGCCCACGAGGGCGGGCCCGTCGTCGTCGGCGTCGACGGCAGCCCCACCAGCGAACGGGCGATCTCGGTGGCCTTCCAGGAAGCGTCGCTGCGGAACGCGCCGTTGGTGGCCGTGCACGTCTGGAGCGACCTCGGGCCGACGGCGTTCGAGGACCCGAGGGCCGTGGCCCTGGTCCCGCAGGGCGTCGAGGAGGACGAACATGCCGTCCTGGCCGAGAGCCTCGCCGGCTGGCAGGAGAAATACCCGGACGTGCGGGTCACCCGCGAGGTGTACATCGACAACCCGCGGGCGCGACTGCTGGAGTGGTCGAAGAAGGCACAACTGCTGGTCGTGGGCAGTCGGGGCCGCGGCGGATTCAAGGGAATGCTGCTCGGATCGACCAGCAACAGCCTGGTCGGCGGTGCGCACTGCCCGGTAGTCGTCGTGAGGCCTGCACGCCCCTGA
- a CDS encoding LLM class F420-dependent oxidoreductase: MRIGMGLNYSGGFAETVDEVADLEKAGLDIAFVPEAYSFDAVSQIGYLAAKTTTLELASGIFQIYTRTPSLTAMTAAGLDFVSNGRFVMGLGASGPQVIEGFHGVKYDAPLGRTREVVEICRKVWRREKVEFQGKYYQVPLPAEKGTGLGKPLKIINHPVRDRIPIVIASLGPKNVEMTAEIAEGWEPIFYHPEKAASVWGEPLAKGKAKRDSSLGELQVFASPALAIGDDVEHMLDWVRPGLALYIGGMGAKGKNFYNDLAVRYGYEKEAETIQDLYLSGKKDEAAAAVPDELVRAVSLIGPESYVAERVAAFAESGVTTLTVTPLAADRAGRVALVEKLRKICG; encoded by the coding sequence GTGCGCATAGGTATGGGCTTGAACTACAGCGGCGGTTTCGCCGAGACGGTCGACGAGGTCGCCGACCTGGAGAAAGCTGGACTCGACATCGCGTTCGTGCCCGAGGCCTACTCGTTCGACGCGGTGAGCCAGATCGGCTACCTCGCCGCCAAGACCACGACGCTGGAACTCGCGTCGGGCATCTTCCAGATCTACACCCGCACGCCGAGCCTGACGGCCATGACGGCAGCCGGCCTCGACTTCGTGTCGAACGGCCGCTTCGTGATGGGCCTCGGCGCGTCCGGACCCCAGGTGATCGAGGGCTTTCACGGCGTCAAGTACGACGCACCCCTCGGGCGCACCCGCGAGGTCGTCGAGATCTGCCGCAAGGTGTGGCGCCGCGAGAAGGTCGAATTCCAGGGCAAGTACTACCAGGTTCCGCTCCCCGCGGAGAAGGGCACCGGGCTGGGCAAGCCACTGAAGATCATCAACCACCCTGTGCGTGATCGCATCCCGATCGTCATCGCCTCGCTCGGGCCCAAGAACGTCGAGATGACGGCCGAGATCGCCGAGGGCTGGGAACCGATCTTCTATCACCCGGAGAAGGCCGCGAGCGTGTGGGGCGAGCCCCTCGCCAAGGGCAAGGCGAAGCGCGACTCCAGCCTCGGCGAGCTGCAGGTCTTCGCCTCGCCCGCGCTCGCCATCGGCGACGACGTCGAGCACATGCTCGACTGGGTCCGCCCCGGCCTCGCGCTGTACATCGGCGGCATGGGCGCGAAGGGCAAGAACTTCTACAACGACCTCGCGGTCCGGTACGGCTACGAGAAGGAAGCCGAGACCATCCAGGATCTCTATCTGTCGGGCAAGAAGGACGAGGCCGCCGCCGCGGTGCCGGACGAACTGGTGCGGGCCGTGTCCCTGATCGGTCCGGAGAGCTACGTCGCGGAACGGGTGGCCGCGTTCGCCGAATCCGGGGTCACCACCCTCACCGTCACACCGCTCGCCGCGGACCGCGCGGGTCGCGTCGCGTTGGTCGAGAAGCTCCGCAAGATCTGCGGGTAA